A window from Scyliorhinus canicula chromosome 19, sScyCan1.1, whole genome shotgun sequence encodes these proteins:
- the LOC119954435 gene encoding uncharacterized protein LOC119954435, producing MKLSDLTSRTVIKACKEAFARHGIPLVVMSNNGPCFYSQEWSNIAKQYHFQQITSSPHYPQSNGKVKKGVHVVKQMLCKVVDSASAFNLALLAYRATPLSNGMSPAQLLMNCNLWTTVPAIHVPDLDHLPVLQKMQQIRTRQKTTYDAHAMDLPVLSPKDVVRIQLPSGGWSAPAVVVRQAAPRSFVVPMADGSIVRRNRRALRKLASPPPDLTFPDVLLPVPDTSLHEANNLAACQPVKTPSSPPPPLRRSTRIRRQPALINNSLYICCSVSAHSTLYMYISIHSPIFLYIPTLVNMSILL from the coding sequence ATGAAACTATCGGACCTAACATCCAGGACCGTCATAAAGGCCTGCAAAGaggcatttgccaggcatggaatCCCGCTCGTTGTCATGAGCAACAACGGTCCCTGTTTCTACAGTCAAGAATGGTCCAACATCGCAAAGCAATACCACTTCCAGCAAATCACCTCGAGCCCACATTACCCACAATCTAATGGGAAGGTCAAAAAAGGGGTCCACGTCGTGAAGCAGATGCTCTGTAaggttgtggactcagcttcggCCTTCAATCTCGCTCTTCTGGCGTACAGGGCAACTCCGTTGTCCAACGGTATGTCTCCGGCACAGCTCCTAATGAATTGTAACCtgtggacgactgttccagccattcatgtacctgacctggatcatcttccagtgctgcaaaagatgcagcagatCAGAACCCGGCAAAAGACAACATATGATGCTCACGCTATGGATCTACCGGTGCTCTCCCCAAAGGACGTTGTTCGCATCCAGTTGCCtagtggaggctggtcagctccagctgttgttgttcgacaggctgcccccAGGTCATTCGTGGTTCCCATGGCTGATGGATCTATTGtaaggcgcaacagaagggcactacgcAAACTTGCCAGCCCACCACCGGATCTCACTTTCCCAGATGTCCTTCTGCCCGTTCCGGACACCTCGCTTCACGAGGCCAACAACCTGGCTGCATGCCAACCGGTCAAGACACCTTCATCTCcgcctccacctctcaggcggtccacAAGAATCAGACGACAGCCTGCACTTATAAATAATTCCTTGTACATATGTTGTTCTGTTTCTGCACACTCGACACTTTACATGTACATATCCATCCACTCACCGATTTTTTTATATATACCTACTCTTGTAAATATGTCGATTCTGCTATAA